One Acidobacteriota bacterium genomic window, CGAGCCCAAGGTGTTGAGCTCCCGAAGGATTTCCTGGGTCAGGAAATCGAGGCGCTTGCCGATGCTCCCTTGCTCCGACGCCACCTCGCGGAAATGCTCGAGGTGAGAAACCAGCCGGTCGAGCTCCTCGCGCACGTCCGAGCGGTCCACCAGCACCGCCACCTCCTGCTCTAGCCGGAGCGGATCGAGACCGCGGTCCCCCAGCAGGGCCTCCAGCCGCTGCTCCAGCGACGCGCGGATCTCCACCACCGCCGTCTCCCGCTGTCGTTCCAGATCTTGAGCCAACCGCTGCAGCTGATCCACAAAGCCCCCGAGGAGGCGATGCAGCTGCTCTCCCTCGGTGCGCCGGGCGGTGACCATCTGCTCCAAAGCCTGCGCCGCTACCTCCAGGAGCAGCTCCTGTCCCTTCTCGTCCCAGGAGCTGGTTTCGGTGACCACCCGAAAGACATCCGGCATGTGCAGCAGGTCACCGGCGTCGAGCTCGCCGGTGATCAGGCCCTCCTGGGCCAGGCCGTGGAGCGCCGCGTGGATGGTGTGGAGGGTGGGACGGTCGATCTGCACCTGCACCTGCCGCTGCCCCAGCTCCCGCACGTCCACCCGCACCTCTACTCGGCC contains:
- a CDS encoding YicC/YloC family endoribonuclease, with the translated sequence MRSMTGFGQASGEADGWAVTVALRGVNNRFLDLRIRLEEAQASSEGALRKALGEELHRGRVEVRVDVRELGQRQVQVQIDRPTLHTIHAALHGLAQEGLITGELDAGDLLHMPDVFRVVTETSSWDEKGQELLLEVAAQALEQMVTARRTEGEQLHRLLGGFVDQLQRLAQDLERQRETAVVEIRASLEQRLEALLGDRGLDPLRLEQEVAVLVDRSDVREELDRLVSHLEHFREVASEQGSIGKRLDFLTQEILRELNTLGSKCRHTEMIRSVLEAKTVCEQLREQVQNVE